In Chryseobacterium lactis, a single genomic region encodes these proteins:
- a CDS encoding OsmC family protein — protein MKNHYYKTTIQWTGNKGTGTSGYRDYDRSHIVSIENKTDIQGSSDPSFRGDKTKHNPEEMFLSSLSSCHMLWYLHFCSEAGIIVTDYKDEAKGIMAETANGSGHFTEVTLYPTVTVTEESMIEKAEQLHHKANEYCFIANSVNFPVQHIPIVLVK, from the coding sequence ATGAAAAACCATTATTACAAAACAACGATTCAGTGGACAGGAAACAAAGGAACCGGAACGAGCGGTTATAGAGATTATGACCGGAGTCATATCGTTTCGATAGAAAACAAAACAGATATACAGGGTTCTTCAGATCCTTCTTTCCGTGGAGATAAAACGAAGCATAATCCGGAAGAAATGTTTCTGTCATCTCTTTCTTCTTGCCATATGCTCTGGTATCTTCATTTTTGTTCTGAAGCAGGAATTATTGTAACGGATTATAAAGATGAAGCCAAAGGAATAATGGCTGAAACGGCCAATGGAAGCGGTCATTTTACGGAAGTCACATTGTATCCTACCGTTACTGTAACCGAAGAATCTATGATTGAAAAAGCTGAACAACTTCATCATAAAGCCAATGAATATTGTTTTATTGCGAATTCGGTTAATTTTCCGGTACAACATATCCCTATTGTGTTAGTTAAATAA
- a CDS encoding Rne/Rng family ribonuclease, which yields MKKELIVSHEDDLTKIALLEDGRLCELHEQEDKSDFIVGDLFIGKVKKLAPNLNAAFVNIGYDKDAFLHYQDLGPQYLTYRKFLKDTISKKQSTSSLKNFEIQPEIDKNGTVDKVIAKDDLVLLQITKEPISTKGPRISTQVSLTGRFLVLIPFDNKVSISKKIRSFEEKERLRTLIDSIKPEGFGVIIRTVAEGKKVADLHNDMNQLVQKWESTFKNIQRNKVPSKVLSEEDKASAILRDNFNQDFVNIMCDDEQMVSEMKNYIEVIAPEKKNIVQFYDSHIPLLEYYNVEKQLKQSFGKHVNIPSSKGAYLVIEHTEALHVVDVNSGNNITTGAAVNKEHALKVNKMAATEIARQLRLRDMGGIIVIDFIDMPNSEHRRDLYEHLKEEMKRDKARHKILPPSKFGLIQITRQRNRPEKQIETKEENPNKDGEIVAPIVIVEKMGETLRNILQKEKGKVYLHVHPFVEAYLTKGIKSIQMKWFIKYKKWVTIVPRDSFKYLEYKIYNSKKEELIEFSN from the coding sequence ATGAAGAAAGAACTAATAGTTTCGCATGAAGATGATCTTACAAAGATTGCACTGCTGGAAGACGGAAGACTATGTGAACTTCATGAGCAAGAGGACAAAAGCGATTTTATAGTTGGAGATCTGTTTATAGGAAAAGTAAAAAAACTGGCCCCTAACCTGAATGCAGCATTCGTGAATATCGGATATGATAAGGATGCTTTTCTGCATTATCAGGATTTAGGCCCACAATATCTTACATACAGAAAGTTTTTAAAAGATACTATTTCTAAAAAACAAAGCACTTCAAGCTTAAAAAATTTCGAGATACAACCCGAAATAGACAAAAACGGAACGGTAGATAAAGTAATTGCAAAAGACGACCTTGTTTTGCTGCAGATTACCAAAGAACCTATTTCTACCAAAGGACCCAGGATTTCTACCCAGGTTTCTTTAACAGGACGTTTTCTAGTTCTGATCCCATTCGACAACAAAGTTTCTATTTCTAAAAAGATTAGAAGTTTTGAAGAAAAAGAAAGACTCAGAACGCTGATAGACAGTATAAAACCTGAAGGTTTCGGAGTTATTATCAGAACCGTAGCCGAAGGAAAAAAGGTAGCCGACCTTCACAACGATATGAACCAGCTGGTTCAGAAGTGGGAAAGCACTTTTAAAAATATCCAGAGAAATAAAGTTCCGTCTAAAGTTTTAAGCGAAGAAGACAAAGCTTCAGCTATTTTAAGAGACAATTTTAATCAGGATTTCGTCAATATCATGTGTGATGATGAACAGATGGTGAGCGAGATGAAAAATTACATTGAAGTAATTGCTCCTGAGAAAAAAAATATTGTCCAGTTTTACGATTCCCATATTCCACTTCTGGAATATTATAATGTTGAAAAACAACTTAAACAGAGCTTCGGAAAACACGTAAACATTCCAAGTTCTAAAGGAGCTTATCTTGTTATTGAACACACAGAAGCACTTCACGTTGTCGATGTCAACTCCGGAAATAATATTACTACCGGGGCCGCTGTCAATAAAGAACACGCATTGAAAGTGAACAAAATGGCAGCTACAGAGATCGCTAGACAGCTACGCCTCCGCGACATGGGAGGTATCATCGTGATCGATTTTATCGACATGCCAAACTCTGAACACAGAAGAGATCTCTATGAGCATCTTAAAGAGGAAATGAAGCGCGACAAAGCTCGCCACAAAATCCTTCCTCCAAGTAAATTTGGTTTGATCCAGATCACCAGACAAAGAAATCGTCCGGAAAAACAGATCGAAACCAAAGAAGAAAACCCGAACAAAGACGGAGAAATTGTAGCTCCAATTGTTATCGTGGAAAAAATGGGTGAAACCTTAAGAAATATTTTGCAGAAAGAAAAAGGAAAAGTCTACCTGCATGTACACCCATTTGTGGAAGCCTACCTTACCAAAGGCATCAAAAGTATCCAGATGAAATGGTTTATCAAGTATAAAAAATGGGTAACCATCGTACCAAGGGATTCTTTTAAATATTTAGAATACAAAATCTACAATTCCAAAAAAGAAGAATTGATAGAATTCTCTAATTAA
- a CDS encoding ATP-dependent Clp protease ATP-binding subunit, translating into MGVLVTNETVKQLFHIAQSIAKENYNATYGGPHILQALMHKDIGLNEFLKSIEKDPGYFYEWADVRIEEYPKTAHLPDEVGQDDAIDTLIEEADDIRLKLGLDEITPICILTAIVKPQVVFSLQQLKSLPLREHEIFNLYRKDTPFTVSEDGDFSSLFSNGSDFTDSSFPSIKSYCVDRTAQARKGDLENIIGRDKELRMLVEILCRRSKPNVIIIGEPGVGKTALVEGFATEIIKGNVPEMLKNGTLLELDTGALLAGTSYKGEIEDRLKKVINECKKIEKAILFIDEIHTLLDSKGSIGNVANLLKPELARGEITVIGATTQEEYRKIIEPEQAFNRRFEVLTVNEPDEKTCVKMIDVLLEGYKKHHGIEVEKTALPECVRLAKRYAKGKKLPDAAIDLLDRTMAAIKMLDELSEKELDSWKESYDAILTEEFADNKDKADELIWTYNLLRDKISPILWGSLSEQPAIDNSMPVDQIQKIIEDTYAELLQHAAKKREKVDRLELAAVMAAKTNIPIGKIQAQEKEKLLNMESLLMNRVVGQDHALKILSDAIVENRSGLNKPGQPIGSFFLLGPTGTGKTELAKSMAELLFNDEKAMVRFDMSEFKEEHSAALLYGAPPGYVGYEEGGMLVNKIRQQPYTVVLFDEIEKAHHSVFDVFLQIMDEGKVHDKLGKEGDFSNALILFTSNIGSEEIVKQFEEGKVPESSSLMQIMSNSGRFRPEFLARITEIIPFAPITESIAERIFNIQLKSLHTSLTRLGIALKISDDAVRNLALGGFSSKYGARQISGVIRAQLARPISKMIVREEVKSGQTIHVDWNNDEEKISWKVD; encoded by the coding sequence ATGGGAGTACTAGTAACCAACGAAACAGTAAAACAGCTATTTCACATTGCTCAGTCAATAGCAAAGGAAAACTATAATGCTACTTACGGAGGTCCGCATATTCTGCAGGCTTTAATGCATAAAGATATCGGCCTTAACGAATTTTTAAAAAGCATAGAAAAAGATCCCGGCTATTTCTACGAATGGGCAGATGTTCGTATTGAAGAATACCCAAAAACGGCTCATCTTCCTGATGAAGTAGGTCAGGATGACGCAATAGATACTCTTATCGAAGAAGCGGACGATATCCGTCTAAAATTAGGACTGGATGAGATCACTCCGATCTGTATTCTAACCGCTATTGTAAAACCACAGGTTGTATTTTCGCTCCAGCAGTTAAAATCACTTCCGCTGAGAGAACACGAAATTTTCAATTTATACAGAAAAGATACTCCATTCACCGTTTCAGAAGATGGTGACTTCTCGTCATTATTTTCCAATGGATCAGATTTTACAGATTCTTCCTTTCCGTCCATTAAAAGCTATTGTGTAGATCGCACAGCTCAGGCCAGAAAAGGAGATTTAGAAAATATCATCGGTAGAGATAAAGAACTCAGAATGTTGGTGGAGATCCTTTGCCGCAGAAGCAAACCGAATGTAATCATTATTGGAGAACCGGGAGTAGGGAAGACTGCTTTGGTAGAAGGGTTTGCTACTGAAATTATCAAAGGAAATGTTCCTGAAATGCTTAAAAATGGTACCCTTTTAGAACTGGATACCGGAGCTCTATTGGCAGGAACTTCTTATAAAGGTGAAATTGAAGACCGTTTGAAAAAAGTAATCAATGAATGCAAGAAAATTGAAAAAGCAATCCTTTTCATTGATGAAATTCATACCCTTTTAGATTCAAAAGGAAGCATTGGAAACGTTGCCAACCTTTTAAAACCGGAGTTAGCAAGAGGGGAAATTACCGTTATCGGGGCAACCACTCAAGAAGAATACAGAAAAATTATAGAACCTGAACAGGCTTTCAACCGTCGCTTTGAAGTGTTAACCGTGAATGAACCGGACGAAAAAACCTGTGTTAAAATGATCGACGTACTTCTTGAAGGCTACAAAAAACACCACGGCATTGAAGTGGAAAAAACAGCCCTTCCGGAATGTGTACGTCTGGCAAAAAGATATGCAAAAGGTAAAAAATTGCCGGATGCTGCTATTGACCTTTTAGACAGAACCATGGCTGCTATCAAAATGCTGGACGAGCTTTCCGAAAAAGAACTCGATAGCTGGAAAGAAAGTTATGATGCTATTTTAACAGAAGAATTTGCCGATAACAAGGATAAGGCAGACGAATTAATCTGGACGTATAACCTGTTAAGAGATAAGATCAGTCCTATCTTGTGGGGTTCATTAAGTGAACAGCCTGCGATTGACAATTCTATGCCTGTAGATCAGATTCAGAAGATTATCGAAGATACTTATGCTGAACTTTTACAGCATGCTGCCAAGAAAAGAGAAAAAGTAGACCGCCTGGAGCTGGCCGCTGTAATGGCTGCAAAAACCAATATCCCAATCGGGAAAATTCAGGCTCAGGAAAAAGAAAAACTCCTGAATATGGAATCCCTTTTAATGAACAGAGTGGTAGGGCAGGATCATGCCTTAAAAATCCTTTCTGATGCTATTGTTGAAAACCGAAGCGGATTGAATAAACCGGGACAGCCAATTGGATCATTCTTCCTTTTAGGACCCACAGGAACCGGTAAAACAGAGCTCGCAAAATCAATGGCGGAACTACTTTTCAACGATGAAAAAGCGATGGTTCGTTTTGATATGTCGGAATTTAAAGAAGAACATTCAGCCGCATTATTATATGGAGCGCCTCCTGGATATGTTGGGTACGAAGAAGGAGGTATGTTGGTTAACAAAATCAGACAGCAACCTTATACCGTTGTTTTATTTGATGAGATCGAAAAAGCCCACCATTCCGTTTTTGATGTCTTCCTTCAGATTATGGACGAAGGAAAGGTACATGATAAGCTTGGAAAAGAAGGGGATTTCAGCAATGCTTTGATTTTATTTACTTCCAATATCGGAAGCGAAGAAATTGTAAAGCAGTTTGAAGAAGGAAAAGTACCGGAATCATCTTCATTAATGCAGATCATGTCGAATTCAGGAAGATTCAGACCGGAATTTTTAGCAAGAATTACAGAGATCATACCGTTTGCACCTATCACAGAATCTATTGCAGAAAGAATCTTCAACATCCAGTTGAAATCACTGCATACTTCATTGACAAGGCTGGGAATAGCCCTTAAAATCAGTGATGATGCAGTTAGAAATCTGGCATTAGGTGGTTTCAGCAGTAAATATGGAGCCAGACAGATCTCAGGAGTAATCCGAGCACAGCTGGCACGACCTATCTCTAAAATGATTGTTAGAGAAGAAGTGAAATCCGGCCAGACCATCCATGTAGATTGGAATAATGATGAAGAAAAGATAAGCTGGAAAGTAGATTAA
- a CDS encoding response regulator transcription factor, with product MIKTLMENPFYMLLNDCNNGHELVNRIYRRQEDVFIIELFMPVLSGIEAIKYIRKNNTETPIITYSGTYQEDMADILSKIPNIYYCQKKSNIIKDIIKGSIASEEFDYHAYSKEWEQQPLAVQEYMDRQKKGQEELSSSEIQLMRFCYEGFSNKEIAEKLNLSTRTIDTYINRLTEKLGLKTKLHLIRFCVENGYYNSSM from the coding sequence ATGATCAAAACGCTTATGGAAAACCCTTTCTATATGCTTCTTAACGATTGCAATAATGGGCACGAACTTGTCAACAGAATCTACAGAAGACAGGAAGATGTATTCATTATTGAGCTGTTTATGCCGGTATTGAGTGGAATTGAAGCCATCAAATACATCAGAAAAAACAACACAGAAACTCCTATTATCACCTATTCCGGGACTTACCAGGAAGATATGGCTGATATTCTTTCGAAAATTCCTAATATCTATTATTGTCAGAAGAAAAGTAATATTATCAAGGATATTATCAAAGGAAGTATTGCCTCTGAGGAGTTCGATTACCATGCTTATTCCAAGGAATGGGAGCAGCAGCCACTCGCTGTACAGGAATACATGGACAGGCAGAAAAAAGGTCAGGAAGAGCTTTCTTCGTCAGAAATACAGCTGATGAGATTCTGTTATGAAGGCTTCAGTAATAAGGAAATTGCAGAAAAACTTAATCTGAGTACCAGAACTATTGATACCTATATCAACCGGCTTACAGAAAAACTGGGATTAAAAACAAAACTTCACCTGATTCGTTTTTGTGTTGAAAACGGGTACTACAATTCAAGTATGTAA
- a CDS encoding HU family DNA-binding protein yields the protein MTKAELVNTISNKLGTEKNETQKVVEAFMQEIRTSMYNGDNVYLRGFGSFIIKTRAAKTGRNISKNTAIEIPAHNIPAFKPSKSFVEKVKTKVAVK from the coding sequence ATGACAAAGGCAGAATTGGTAAACACCATCTCAAATAAGTTGGGAACAGAAAAGAATGAAACACAGAAAGTTGTAGAAGCTTTTATGCAGGAGATCAGAACTTCTATGTATAATGGGGATAACGTTTATCTGAGAGGTTTTGGATCTTTTATCATTAAAACAAGAGCTGCTAAAACAGGAAGAAATATTTCTAAGAACACTGCAATCGAGATTCCTGCTCATAACATTCCTGCTTTCAAACCTTCAAAATCTTTTGTTGAGAAAGTAAAAACAAAAGTTGCAGTAAAATAA
- the tssO gene encoding type VI secretion system TssO, whose amino-acid sequence MSSTREKKLNKSDVRMGIWRFILSFVVLSAVSFTCLFLFFKSYDMQREGISREAEAYKELMGRSDVLREHVDNIYERMTQLDLNKVENDVFLRTNIMDNVSDAKNIMGKDSTGNFKHYAMLMKQIGPMINLKTKIIGVEYRKKTARRDLEECMGKVDRANNQLRKDPTRNFTGGRRR is encoded by the coding sequence ATGTCTTCAACCAGGGAAAAAAAATTAAACAAATCTGATGTCAGAATGGGCATCTGGAGGTTTATTCTGTCTTTTGTCGTTTTGTCGGCCGTTTCCTTTACGTGTTTGTTTCTCTTCTTTAAAAGCTATGATATGCAACGGGAAGGGATCAGCAGAGAAGCCGAAGCTTATAAGGAGCTGATGGGCCGAAGCGATGTGCTCAGAGAACACGTAGATAATATTTATGAGCGAATGACCCAACTCGACCTGAACAAGGTGGAGAATGACGTGTTTCTCAGAACCAATATTATGGATAACGTGAGCGATGCTAAGAATATTATGGGCAAAGACAGCACAGGAAACTTTAAGCATTATGCGATGCTTATGAAACAGATTGGTCCCATGATTAACCTGAAAACGAAAATCATCGGAGTAGAATACAGAAAAAAAACAGCTCGAAGAGATCTGGAGGAATGTATGGGTAAAGTAGATAGAGCAAATAACCAACTTCGAAAAGATCCTACCAGAAACTTTACCGGAGGTAGAAGAAGATAA
- a CDS encoding PKD domain-containing protein encodes MNYFQKNKKNIIIGVIATLLIAALVALWLQKKVIHSADDIVGVVYPSSLSVGDTLLFEDKTQFAKTKRWNFGDGTTSDKNSGIHFYNKPGYYQVILIVDNKYTKSFPVMVNARSLQKKTDTATIKTTIEAPVQAMQNENVQFRAVSDAKQFAWKFGETGNTDSKDKMYIYSYKKPGDYLVTLYTEESQDPIYHRIKILPAYNSLEEEEVSVEDSYAKVDNDFKYHLQQIANGNSFNMHYNYLLKKYLCNNENTVVKVNDSKVNNFYMYCAGLQFDKNTVIQTVKVNLDDTQNCVTKVDINQSK; translated from the coding sequence ATGAATTATTTTCAAAAGAACAAAAAGAACATTATTATTGGTGTTATTGCGACGCTGCTCATAGCGGCGCTCGTTGCACTGTGGCTGCAGAAAAAGGTCATCCACTCTGCTGATGATATTGTTGGGGTGGTTTATCCGTCTTCATTGTCGGTAGGAGATACACTTTTATTTGAAGATAAAACCCAATTTGCCAAAACCAAAAGATGGAATTTTGGAGACGGAACAACTTCTGACAAAAACAGTGGTATCCACTTTTATAATAAACCGGGATATTATCAGGTAATTCTGATCGTTGACAACAAGTACACGAAGTCTTTCCCTGTCATGGTAAATGCCAGAAGTCTTCAGAAGAAAACAGACACTGCAACGATTAAGACAACCATTGAAGCGCCTGTGCAGGCGATGCAAAATGAGAACGTTCAGTTTCGTGCCGTTTCCGATGCAAAACAATTTGCATGGAAGTTCGGGGAAACCGGAAATACAGACTCTAAGGACAAAATGTATATCTATTCCTACAAGAAACCGGGAGATTATTTGGTAACATTGTATACTGAAGAAAGTCAGGATCCTATCTATCACCGTATCAAAATTCTTCCTGCCTATAATTCGTTGGAAGAGGAAGAAGTATCCGTAGAAGATTCCTATGCAAAAGTTGATAACGATTTTAAATATCACTTGCAGCAGATCGCCAACGGAAACAGTTTCAATATGCACTACAATTACCTGCTGAAAAAGTATCTGTGTAATAATGAAAATACGGTAGTAAAAGTAAATGACAGCAAAGTGAATAACTTCTACATGTATTGTGCAGGTCTTCAGTTTGATAAAAATACAGTTATTCAGACTGTAAAGGTGAATTTAGACGATACACAAAACTGTGTAACTAAAGTAGATATTAACCAAAGCAAATAA
- a CDS encoding type VI secretion system transmembrane protein TssO gives MQGQITLSKKERHYQFFYLILMLVTAMIFLGVIFLKGFESPFSDEDVRGIQNLEQKAEFEQHQKIVLPIMDSTYTMITKLTEETPQPFVENNIFTNINDLNNYFKNTNVADIRKDAYPQIARFYKMYFEDKKVIATTTEDIKKFEKQVEECRIGFKDKQNKLYERESALKARTQ, from the coding sequence ATGCAAGGACAAATCACATTATCCAAAAAAGAAAGGCATTATCAGTTTTTTTACTTAATACTGATGCTGGTGACTGCCATGATATTTCTGGGAGTTATCTTTTTAAAAGGATTTGAATCACCGTTTTCCGATGAAGATGTAAGAGGTATTCAAAACCTTGAACAAAAAGCAGAGTTTGAGCAACATCAAAAAATAGTTCTGCCCATTATGGACAGTACCTATACCATGATTACCAAGCTTACAGAGGAAACTCCGCAACCCTTTGTGGAGAATAATATTTTTACCAATATTAATGATCTGAACAATTACTTCAAAAATACCAATGTTGCCGATATCCGAAAAGATGCGTATCCACAGATCGCAAGATTCTATAAAATGTATTTCGAAGATAAAAAAGTAATTGCAACCACTACTGAGGATATCAAAAAATTTGAAAAACAGGTTGAAGAGTGCAGAATTGGCTTTAAAGACAAGCAAAATAAGCTTTATGAACGTGAAAGTGCATTAAAAGCGAGGACTCAGTAA
- the tssD gene encoding type VI secretion system tube protein TssD: MAERNSRGILKFNNGEGQKLLKLNYSVSRSTDVSGRVASDPSNALIKVTVEATEKSDILESLLNGKYKPTVGEITFNKSHEEGTLITLNWQNGYVIQHQVDFDAIDSNSMLISFVISAETIDYGTSQYAGLWPSS, from the coding sequence ATGGCAGAAAGAAATTCGAGAGGAATCTTAAAATTCAACAACGGAGAAGGGCAAAAGCTATTAAAACTTAATTATAGCGTATCAAGATCTACAGACGTTTCAGGACGTGTAGCATCAGACCCTTCCAATGCATTAATCAAGGTTACGGTAGAAGCTACTGAAAAATCCGACATTCTTGAAAGCTTATTGAATGGGAAATATAAGCCTACTGTAGGTGAAATTACATTCAACAAATCTCACGAAGAAGGAACATTAATCACTTTGAACTGGCAAAACGGATACGTAATCCAACACCAGGTTGATTTTGATGCGATTGACAGCAACAGTATGCTGATCAGCTTCGTTATTAGCGCTGAAACTATTGACTACGGTACTTCTCAGTATGCTGGTCTTTGGCCATCAAGCTAA
- the tssR gene encoding type VI secretion system protein TssR domain-containing protein yields MKNKFPLAAYYIGLSVLLTSCQVKLPSKKTPEPSQYGQVDNSPVVNGFPKKSVPWIVVSDRSRNTAFLDKSDEKSYKEVKFLEPLMVLKHRDGMVKVAEYVPDALMKKVSSKSIKTYGWIPESDLLLWSNSLKSEKTGYPVRAAVVPSNSEVIRSAERYYKNDSIMVFNSPSLIEEAKVKIPNGQMVYVYKQAENNKRFLVGKKPSVDIDSIGKSLYGWVSSNVISTWGERSAIKLKNTTGINESELGIHEGYPGGTSSDAVNKTAVLLTDVNKRTSLENIYPVNLSLIETPAPDTKTKYFTNILDYSKNYVFNVLGEEIYFDRYREITDRDKNINIVFALDISAQNAPYAPIVKSLLQDLQLRFEKPSYFSSVKYGVVLYKNNPCGNNVSVSNLSTDYSKITTFIDQKSNEMNCASNNGYQPVGEALTSAGNLLSNVPDETNIVVTVGTSASQSGNMYSVISSLTQAQARLIMFQTNARSSDNYNDFVLMAENVVTNTAKNIAELKKQKIINQYDVLTKNNFSLVEGDEGFFSLAYPKQSMSQGFVIFPKKGDVATPGFLKKSVDSLIAQVTLDNENIDKSLNKYFHSSVGAGKTDVDLKYKYLYPGLTNPVSAGIAAQLINYGSPFLVKGYIPKDLKLFTPAIEKGILISETEYDNLKAFYTEVYRNTDADKADFNQSRAVKEYVKLLKKYNPTIKFLDKGELYEQPMAYAIGMSTGFDLSEEELMNKYKLKGWRKSKIVPNETVRNYFRHYKDLADRMLANRNNPAVKIQQNGQTFYWLNEYFTPTRIPTEQPEYTKH; encoded by the coding sequence ATGAAAAATAAATTTCCTCTAGCAGCATATTACATAGGATTATCAGTATTATTGACGAGTTGTCAGGTAAAACTGCCGTCAAAAAAAACGCCGGAGCCATCTCAATATGGCCAGGTAGATAATTCGCCGGTTGTCAACGGCTTTCCTAAAAAGTCGGTTCCATGGATCGTTGTTTCAGACAGATCGAGAAATACTGCATTTTTAGATAAAAGTGATGAAAAATCTTACAAAGAAGTTAAGTTTTTAGAACCTTTGATGGTTTTAAAGCATAGAGACGGAATGGTAAAAGTAGCGGAATACGTTCCGGATGCTTTAATGAAAAAGGTTTCTTCAAAATCGATCAAGACATATGGATGGATTCCAGAATCTGACCTGCTTCTGTGGAGCAATTCTTTAAAAAGTGAAAAAACAGGATATCCTGTAAGAGCTGCAGTCGTACCAAGTAATAGTGAGGTCATCAGAAGTGCTGAAAGGTATTATAAAAATGACTCAATCATGGTGTTTAATTCACCAAGCCTTATTGAAGAAGCTAAAGTAAAGATTCCTAACGGGCAGATGGTGTATGTATACAAACAAGCTGAAAATAACAAGCGATTTTTAGTAGGTAAAAAACCTTCCGTTGATATAGATAGCATCGGGAAAAGCCTTTACGGATGGGTAAGCTCCAACGTAATTTCCACGTGGGGAGAGCGTTCCGCAATAAAACTTAAAAATACAACAGGAATCAACGAGAGTGAATTAGGAATTCATGAAGGATACCCTGGTGGAACATCATCTGATGCGGTAAATAAAACAGCTGTTCTTCTTACCGATGTTAACAAAAGAACTTCACTGGAGAATATCTATCCGGTAAATCTATCATTAATTGAAACTCCGGCTCCGGATACCAAAACAAAATATTTTACCAATATTTTAGATTACAGCAAAAACTATGTATTCAATGTATTAGGGGAAGAAATTTATTTTGACCGTTACAGAGAAATTACGGATAGAGATAAGAATATCAATATCGTTTTTGCGTTGGATATCAGTGCTCAGAATGCACCTTATGCACCTATCGTAAAATCATTACTACAGGATTTACAGCTTAGATTTGAAAAACCGTCTTATTTCAGTAGTGTGAAATACGGTGTTGTTTTATATAAAAATAACCCATGTGGAAACAATGTTTCCGTTTCAAATTTAAGTACGGATTATAGCAAGATTACTACATTTATTGATCAGAAGTCCAATGAAATGAACTGTGCCAGCAATAATGGCTATCAGCCGGTAGGAGAAGCTCTTACTTCAGCTGGAAATCTTCTTTCAAACGTTCCTGATGAAACCAATATTGTGGTAACTGTAGGAACCTCTGCCAGCCAGAGCGGGAATATGTATAGCGTGATAAGCTCTTTAACGCAGGCACAGGCCAGATTAATCATGTTCCAGACCAATGCAAGATCATCAGATAATTACAACGATTTTGTATTGATGGCGGAAAATGTAGTAACCAATACTGCAAAAAATATTGCCGAGCTTAAAAAACAAAAGATCATCAACCAATATGATGTTCTTACAAAAAATAACTTTAGCCTTGTAGAAGGTGATGAAGGATTCTTCTCATTAGCCTATCCTAAGCAGAGCATGTCTCAGGGATTTGTTATTTTCCCTAAAAAAGGAGATGTAGCGACTCCGGGATTCCTGAAAAAGTCTGTAGACAGCTTGATAGCTCAGGTTACATTAGATAATGAGAATATTGATAAATCACTTAATAAATATTTCCACTCTTCTGTAGGAGCAGGAAAAACAGATGTAGATTTAAAATACAAATACCTGTATCCGGGACTTACAAATCCTGTTTCTGCAGGAATTGCCGCTCAGCTGATCAACTACGGAAGCCCGTTCCTTGTAAAAGGATATATTCCTAAAGATTTAAAACTATTTACCCCGGCAATAGAAAAAGGAATCCTGATTTCTGAAACAGAATATGATAACCTTAAAGCCTTCTATACCGAAGTATATAGAAATACTGATGCTGACAAAGCAGATTTCAACCAGTCAAGAGCCGTTAAAGAATACGTTAAGCTTTTGAAGAAATATAATCCTACCATCAAGTTCCTTGATAAAGGTGAGCTTTATGAGCAGCCAATGGCTTACGCGATTGGAATGAGTACAGGATTTGACCTTTCTGAGGAAGAGTTGATGAATAAATACAAGCTTAAAGGTTGGAGAAAATCTAAGATCGTACCGAACGAAACGGTACGAAATTATTTCCGTCACTATAAAGATTTAGCAGACAGAATGCTTGCCAACAGAAACAACCCTGCTGTGAAGATTCAGCAGAATGGACAAACATTCTACTGGCTTAATGAATACTTTACACCAACAAGAATTCCAACAGAACAACCGGAGTATACAAAACATTAA